The nucleotide window taatattttttcataataacaaaatattaaacattcaaaaaatttaatagtcaaaatttaatatgtaaaaattaatctcacaactaaaagaaattcacttgatattttgaatagacaaaaataattacatatgtTATAAAATGATTACAATATCTAGACTACATTATGGCATACAACTTGGGCTAGTAACATTCGGACAATTTCGACAATTGTGATCTTTATTGCAACATAAACCACTACACTTTGGCTGACCGTCTTTCCTTATATTATGTTCATCTCATTACAAATTGTGATGGATTTTGGGCGCCCTGAAGGTGGTTTTCGCATTATAAGATCATCATATAGATATGGATCATTTTGGGCGCCATATCGACCAATTGCTCTAAATACTCCTTTGATAGCTTGATGACGatcataaataaaacatatagcCTCTTGCAGTGTCATATCTACTCGTAAATGCTCTAAGAAGAAACGCCATGCATCTAACGTTTCTCCCTCCATAGTGGCAACTGCAATTggaagaatatttttattaccatATTGTGCAATCGCCATCAACAAagtctttttatatttttctaaagatGTGTACCATCTAGCTGAACTATCGGCTTACAATATTTGAAAGTCTCCACACATGAGGGGAAActccaaaaaaaaaccttatagaAAACATTAGTATCACGTACATGTTAATTTCCATCATATGCTAATTGAGTATGGAGATCAATTATCGTTGTTACAAcatcatctttgttttgaaaTTGCATACCTACATGCAATTCTCCATCTGTCATTGCCCCTCTTAATGTGTTGACGAATAATGAAGGGTATTTAGGAAATTCTGGTGCAGGTATTACTTCCAAATCAAAGTGCTCTCATATGTGCTAGAGGCTCAAATAGCAGCATCGCCATTTCCACTCTTTGTCTTTGTCTGCTAGGATCTTCTACAATGTAATCTTGTAAGTTAATATCTTCCGTGCTTGCTTTGGTATTGTCTGTATAGTTATTCTCATCTTGGTCATCtcagtataataaaaatatgaattttgctGGTTTGAATGtcaaggaaataaaataactttgcaATAGAATAAAGAAACTAGAATGACATAAAATTTAGAGAAGAACTTctttatattgataatttttcttaCAACAGTGCTTGTGTGTTTATGTAAAAGGGAGTTTGACGGTTTATATAGGTGTTCACCTAACAAATGGATTGTTAGGATCAATTTGATCCAATGGCTTTCGCGGATGAGATAGGTATCACCTGTCACCAATAATTTATTCCATCAACCCCCAATAATGCTCTCTACCTACCTTAACAACTTGTTTGACTATTCTAatatttggagataattttaatttttatacattaaaattttgaccataataatttttatatgttaaaattttgaccaaatattacccataatttttatctgttagaattagtgaaagtagaaataggaaagtagaagtgggaataaaatcaattataaaaaaatattatgaaattataaaggATTTAACTTAAagctgtttttttatttaaaaaaataagggacaagagcagttttaaaaaataaaataaaattttaatattaaaaaactagtgagatccctaatttaaaaaaaaattaatattaaaaaactagtaaaATTCgtaacattaaaaaaactaaaatttaataaaaaaaataaaaaatacctaTTTTCGTAAGTAATTATGGGAATacctattttaataattaattaaaaaacaatatttaaaaaaagcctcagattattatttaattaattaaagaattataaaaaagtGTTATTGGAATAACTTTGATCGgcgctttattttattttgattaaaaaatggaatAAAGCCAACAAATAGATGACGTGAATAGGTCatcctttgaattttttttattgcaaggGTAGTGGTTCACGAGTAGGATGTtgaatttacatatatatatatatatatatatataaatatatatatatattaataaagaccgctatttatcatattaaatataatagtgTGTCAATTAcagttatttaattaatctttaaatatttattaacttgGTGTCAAATATTATATggatgattaaaattttattatttacatgtCTTAAAAATTTTCAggaatcaaatttatttatttatttttttgaaaaggtgcaAATcgaatcaaattaataaatttttttatcatataattttaaaaaaagatttctCTCATAAACTAATCTAATAAATagtgaataaattatataactataaTGTTGTAtagtattataataaataatattgactCAAAATCAGTCTGACTATTTATCATTTAAGTAGTAATTATTTCAGCAAGATAGTAAGTAATTTTTCTCAATGACTTTtactaaaaaatagaaaaataaaaaaacaaaaaaataaagttaaaatattaattaatttataattttctagaattttgattgaatagCACAAGATACAaatgttaactttttttttttttaaataaatattaaataaaaaaaaatgtattttctattttcttgctTGCTATGTAATATAATTAATGCATTGATTTGAAAAACCATTCCAACGACCTTTCTTCATCTCTTCCTCCGACGACGTCCACAGGCCGCGAATCTATGTCCAGAGTACTCGCCGTCGCGCTCTTAGCCCTAGTACTTTGCTCGCCGGTGCTGGCGAGCCAAGCTGACCCCATCCTCAAGCTTCCTTCCGATCGCTACGGCGTCTATTTCAACGGAGAAGACGATGAGGGCTCGGCGAGCACTCGGTGGGCTGTTCTCATCGCCGGATCCTCCGGTTTTAGCAACTATAGACACCAGGTATACCGATCCAAAGCCTACTCACTTGATTTAGTCTTGTTATTGATCTTAAGGGTCGTACATGagctttgtgtttgtttgttcatCAGTGCTGGTCATCAATCATCAAGCATCAGAGATTTTGAGCATTTGATTTGGTTCGCTTTTGATGCTGATTGATGCCTTTATCTGGATCTTCCATTGCTTTTTTCTAGTAAAAATCGTCTTTTGTTGATTTGTAGGAAGGAATGGGCTTCGTTGTGCGGCACTTTGTGAATTAGAGTCTCATGGAtattctaataatattattgttgtgAGGTTGATGTATGATTTTTACGGAAAGCTTTCGAATTTCACTAGGATGTGTGCACCGAGGTTAGAGTGAATAGGGACAAGACACAGTACGGATCttctggtttttattttgttttatttttgcttgttgTATTCGTGGAGAGCAATCGAATGTACAGAATCTGATTTCTTGTCAAATTTCGATGAAATTATTTACGGTgattttgcttttatttctgtGAACAATATGTGGTGTGAGTAATTGTTGAAATTGATCACCTTGGTGAGAATTCGTTTGATGGGTCTCTCCTTCAGTATGTTGCTCAGTTCTTTAATGGCCATTTTCTTCTTGAACAAATTGCATTTATTAGAATCTTTTCATGTTAAGTAGTTTGCTCTGATTTGTGTTACTCTTTGTGAGATTGTCTTGACGTTTAATCAATATTTTCTCTTAGGCTGATGTCTGCCATGCATACCAAACACTGAAGAAAGGTGGACTTAAAGATGAAAACATCATTGTGTTCATGTATGATGATATCGCTAACAGTGAGGATAACCCTAGACCAGGAATTGTAATAAACCACCCAGAGGGTGAAGATGTGTATGCTGGTGTTCCAAAGGTTTGGTTCGTTTTCCTTAGATCATTCTTTGGCCTTTCTggtgttgtttctttttttctcaccaTCAGATTTATCGCTTTCAGGATTATGTTGGAGAGGATGTAACTGTTGATAATCTTTTTGCTGTTCTGCTTGGAAATAGAAGTGCTCTAAGTGGAGGCAGTGGAAAGGTTGTTGATAGTGGGCCCACTgatcatattttcatatattactCTGATCATGGCGGTCCTGGGGTCCTTGGTTAGTAGTTCTGAACTATTATCGTGTGCCTATGCCAttcattgttgtgttttttcttaaaactcATTGCTAATTATGCTGCTGATTTTagctattttgtttcttttgtttagtGTTTCTGCTAGTTTTAAAACAGTGCCAATCAAATTGGGGCACACTGTGGCAGAACAATTCTTTTTAAAACTTCCTAATTAATGTTGGGGGGCTGGGGAAGGCAATCTGTTTCAAAGAGAATCAATAATACTCCAATTGAACAGCCTTAAAGAAGACCTTATGACTAGAATTCTAAAAACAATTGAAAGAGTCAAATAATGTTCAAATGGACGACTTGTTTCAGCCCCTTTTCTTGGAAGACATTACGATAGTGTAGTCATGGTAATCCTCATCCATCTGTGCGGTAGTTCTGTGATTGGCAATATGGAAAACATAGAAGCTGTTATTCCCGGACTTGTCATTTCTGCATCCATGCCACTGGTTATTTGTCCTTTGGTTGCTAGTTGGTTTTGATAGGTTTTCAAGGAACATAAGTAGAACTGTAAATATGAACAAGGGTTGTATTGGATCATTTACAGGTATAGGCATATGTGCTTTTAAATGGCATTCTCATTTTATATATGCTGCTTTGATTAGTGTGAATATGGTCAAACTTCATTCTGTGCAATTCAAATCTTTCTGTTTTTAAGACATGGTTGAGTATGTTATTTgttattagataattattatgatgattaaaTTTGGCTGGATGGCTTTTGAGAATGAGATTCATTACCtctttctcatgtttttctatTTCAGGGATGCCCACCCTTCCTTATCTTTATGCAATTGACCTCATTGAAGTGCTGAAGAAGAAGCATGCTTCTCAATCTTATAAAAGCATGGTAACCTATCATCTGCATTTTAAATATGGGATTGTGGTTTCCATCTTCTGTAgcgaaattttaaattaatcactGACAAAATCTTCGTATTGATAACATTAGGTGTTCTATCTTGAGGCTTGTGAATCAGGGAGCATTTTTGAAGGTCTGCTTCCtgaagatttaaatatttatgctaCTACAGCATCAAATGCTGACGAAAGCAGTTGGGGAACTTACTGTCCTGGAGACTTACTTGGTCCTCCTCCAGAGTACTGTACTTGTTTGGGTGATTTATATAGTGTGTCTTGGATGGAAGACAGGTACCTATCTTTTTCTCACTGGGTTAGAAACGAAATTTACTCTATTATTgcaaaaaatattgatattacGGCACACCTGACACTCACAAAGTCCTTGATTGGAAAAACAATTCTGAGGGCATCATAGAGTGAAAATTTATACCATTTATGTAGGGTATTTTATGAGTTGAAAAATCATCACAAGCATTTGAAACACGTGAATCATAGCTGTAGATATCATTCTTGGATGTTGACCAATATGATCTCTGTAGTTTAAAGAAAACTTAACTTTACCCAAAATTTTGAACTTGAAGTCTTCATATTTGAAAGAGATGTGGATTGGTTGTGATGGCtgatatttgttgttgttttcagTTTCACTTTTGAATGCTATAATTCTTCATTTTAGAAAGATCATGGAAATACtgtgctgatttttttttcttattgctgATAGAATTTATACAATTAAGTTTGATATCCTTTTTTTACAATGCAACTAAATTAACTTGGGTGACATTAAGCTAGTGATTATGGCATCTTATGTTATTGACTTTTGTCACTTCATTATTGACTGAAGGAGTTAGTTTAGTGGTAgagattaaattattttgattttcccCCTATTTCTGAGCTTTGGTTTTTGTGTCATGGGTGTAATTTCTTCTCTATGCCTGCAGTGATGTACACAATTTGCGGACTGAAACTCTGAAACAACAATATAATCTTGTAAGTAATTGCAAGTTCCGAGTCCCTCCAGTATTTTTGCATGGTGCATTGCTAGCTGAATATGCATGTCTGGTATGAGTTAACAGGTCAAAACAAGGACAGCAGCTCATGGTCTGGATACTTATGGCTCCCATGTCATGCAATATGGAGATCCAAATCTTGGTGCAGAATTTCTATACTCGTACATGGGATCAAACCCTGTCAATGACAATGTTAGTTTTGTGGATGGTAACTCATTACCATCATTTTCAAGGGCTGTTAACCAGCGTGATGCAGACCTTGTTTATTTCTGGAATAAGGTCGGTTGTGTCTGCTCATTCATTTGGTTAAACAACTCATGCATTGTGAAGGATAAGATGCCAGATGCCATTTCTAATCTCTACTCTCTGCATTCTTTGTCCCTGTGATAGTTTCAAAGGTCACCAGAAGGTTCTCGTAAGAAACATGAGAGTCAGAAGCAGATGTTTGATGTTATATCCCATCGAGTCCATGTGGACAACAGTATGGAAGCCATTGGGAAGCTTCTCTTTGGATCAGACCAAAGTTTAGAAACTCTAAAGACAGTTAGACCATCAGGGCAACCTTTAGTAGATGACTGGGACTGCCTCAAGTCAATGGTATGTACCTTATGCACTGAAAATTCCTGCCATTCTGTTTCTTCTAAAtgcaacattttaaaaaaagggttgCGGTGTCCTAACCATCCAACAGCTATTCTGTCCCTGTTGTCCATTGAGCATGCTCTAACTAATACCCTTTTGCTTGATTATTACcaatataatcataaaaaactattttttcaagatttttttaaattattgtctCCTTCCTAAGCATGCTAGCATAccaattttaattgaatttatccAAAATACATTGGGAGTGGCACTTATTACAAGTCAATAGaatatcaattaatattatatGGATATGTCCGTAGATGACTGGTGGATACTCCATAAAAAGGGCGGAAGCTTTTGAGGCGGAGAGCCGAGAGTCgtggaaaatgaaaaagtaGACTTAAAGAATGTCTAGCAAAAACTTAACAACATATATGTCCGATTTTCGTTTATCTTGTCTTTTGGCTTGCAATAGAACAATATGAAAGGAAAGATTCATGCAGTGGACTCCAATAGTTGGGACTAatggtttattgtttttttgtttgcatgctaTTTATGTCTACATTCAGATGACTTGCACCATGAATTTATAGgaaaattttcttgatttcaggttagaacttttgaaacatactGTGGATCTCTATCACAGTATGGAATGAGACACATGAGATCCTTAGCAAACATATGCAATGCTGGCATCAATACGGAAAGGATGCATGAAGTGTCTGCTCAAGCTTGTGTGAGAATTCCTCCCAACCCTTGGAGTTCCATCCACAGTGGTTTTAGTGCTTGAGAGATGTATTTAACTAACAAACATATTGTTCTTTAGTcctttttttgcatatatatatatatatatatatatacaaacatattGTGTTAAACATGCCTTGATGGTTTTGTTAATTGTGTGTGGAATGTTTACTTGCTGAAGTTGAAGGACTTTACTTTCCTACGTTGGTTGGGGGAAGGACTGTCACATCAACTCGCTtatgtaaattaaataaaaatttgaattatatattattatatattataataaatgtaATTTGAAAGGGTTATGaattatttgtgaaatgttT belongs to Dioscorea cayenensis subsp. rotundata cultivar TDr96_F1 chromosome 17, TDr96_F1_v2_PseudoChromosome.rev07_lg8_w22 25.fasta, whole genome shotgun sequence and includes:
- the LOC120280958 gene encoding vacuolar-processing enzyme-like, which codes for MSRVLAVALLALVLCSPVLASQADPILKLPSDRYGVYFNGEDDEGSASTRWAVLIAGSSGFSNYRHQADVCHAYQTLKKGGLKDENIIVFMYDDIANSEDNPRPGIVINHPEGEDVYAGVPKDYVGEDVTVDNLFAVLLGNRSALSGGSGKVVDSGPTDHIFIYYSDHGGPGVLGMPTLPYLYAIDLIEVLKKKHASQSYKSMVFYLEACESGSIFEGLLPEDLNIYATTASNADESSWGTYCPGDLLGPPPEYCTCLGDLYSVSWMEDSDVHNLRTETLKQQYNLVKTRTAAHGLDTYGSHVMQYGDPNLGAEFLYSYMGSNPVNDNVSFVDGNSLPSFSRAVNQRDADLVYFWNKFQRSPEGSRKKHESQKQMFDVISHRVHVDNSMEAIGKLLFGSDQSLETLKTVRPSGQPLVDDWDCLKSMVRTFETYCGSLSQYGMRHMRSLANICNAGINTERMHEVSAQACVRIPPNPWSSIHSGFSA